One genomic region from Haloprofundus salinisoli encodes:
- a CDS encoding DUF7110 family protein, producing MSGRVYRLHSTLELPLEDVEDYFDENPDLPAEVADIDITRRNNTLIIKAISDDESLSKYTPTAQLKASVTETRVYEEEPPRAGGPQWAQDEEEEIPSELVEFACFKGDRETVLQNTALQFPMFQVLCEIAKLAEKGTLTAITEEEGDLRATRIVEGDVRPASVEVVENPQQNSSNGNGINWRDNKFIN from the coding sequence ATGTCAGGCCGCGTATATCGACTCCATTCGACGCTCGAACTGCCACTCGAAGATGTCGAGGATTACTTCGACGAGAATCCCGACCTGCCGGCGGAGGTCGCCGACATCGACATCACACGACGAAACAACACCCTCATCATCAAAGCCATCTCCGACGACGAGAGCCTGAGTAAGTACACGCCGACGGCACAGCTCAAGGCGAGCGTCACGGAGACGCGCGTGTACGAAGAGGAACCACCGCGCGCCGGCGGCCCGCAGTGGGCCCAGGACGAGGAGGAGGAGATTCCCTCCGAACTCGTCGAGTTCGCCTGCTTCAAGGGCGACCGAGAGACGGTACTGCAGAACACGGCGCTGCAGTTCCCGATGTTTCAGGTGTTGTGCGAGATCGCGAAGCTCGCCGAGAAAGGAACGCTCACCGCAATCACGGAGGAGGAAGGCGACCTGCGCGCGACCCGCATCGTCGAAGGCGACGTTCGCCCGGCGAGCGTCGAAGTCGTCGAGAACCCCCAGCAGAACAGCTCGAACGGAAACGGCATCAACTGGCGCGACAACAAGTTCATCAACTGA